A genomic stretch from Leptodactylus fuscus isolate aLepFus1 chromosome 10, aLepFus1.hap2, whole genome shotgun sequence includes:
- the LOC142219304 gene encoding C-type lectin domain family 2 member D-like produces MNSEDCTEVQSLTHNGILPKLYKRCCDDGKAKWALLLVSVTISTALLVLIILLVQATGHRPAPPTTPIPDPCDDGWIWYRKKCYYFSSNISEWEESQDFCSSRNASLAMITSRRELDFILRFKGSPDHWIGLRRERDGEPWIWTNGTAFSNLFPIVGVSDCVLVNSGRISSASCYSDKHWICNKPDAFSPQPHF; encoded by the exons ATGAACAGCGAGGACTGCACGGAG GTGCAAAGCCTCACACACAATGGGATTTTGCCAAAATTATACAAGAGGTGTTGTGATGATGGTAAAG caAAATGGGCCCTTCTACTTGTGTCGGTCACAATATCCACTGCCCTACTGGTATTGATCATTCTGCTCGTTCAGGCTACAG GTCACCGTCCGGCCCCTCCGACCACCCCTATCCCTGACCCCTGTGATGACGGCTGGATCTGGTATAGGAAGAAGTGTTATTACTTCTCCTCGAACATTAGTGAATGGGAGGAGAGCCAGGACTTCTGCTCCTCCAGGAACGCTTCTCTCGCCATGATAACCTCAAGACGGGAGCTG GACTTCATTCTCCGATTTAAAGGGTCTCCTGATCACTGGATCGGActgaggagggagagagatggagaACCCTGGATATGGACCAACGGCACGGCCTTCAGTAATCT GTTCCCCATTGTCGGTGTGTCGGATTGTGTCCTGGTGAACAGCGGCCGCATCTCCAGCGCTTCGTGTTACTCGGATAaacactggatctgtaataaacCCGACGCCTTCTCTCCGCAGCCTCATTTTTAG
- the LOC142219303 gene encoding C-type lectin domain family 2 member D-like → MPEVRGHDRDTEAQSFTQEIPPPAYKYKMPKLSALPSHDNGKTMRIVLLTALVATFTALLVWIGLLISATGNCPAPPTSLAPTPDPCDDGWIWYRKKCYYFSSDISEWEKSQDFCSSRNASLAIITSRNELTFILRFKGSPDHWIGLKRESDGGPWVWTNGTVFDDMFTIVGVSDCVLVNSGRISSASCYSDKHWICNKPDAFSLQPHF, encoded by the exons GCTCAAAGTTTTACTCAGGAGATTCCCCCACCAGCATACAAGTATAAGATGCCGAAACTATCAGCCCTCCCAAGTCATGATAACG GAAAAACGATGAGGATTGTTCTGCTGACTGCGCTGGTCGCAACGTTCACTGCCCTATTGGTATGGATTGGTCTGCTTATTAGTGCTACAG GTAACTGTCCGGCCCCTCCGACCTCCCTCGCCCCTACCCCTGACCCCTGTGATGACGGCTGGATCTGGTATAGGAAGAAGTGTTATTACTTCTCCTCGGACATTAGTGAatgggagaagagccaggactTCTGCTCCTCCAGGAACGCTTCTCTCGCCATTATAACCTCAAGAAACGAGCTA ACCTTCATACTCCGATTTAAAGGGTCGCCCGATCACTGGATCGGACTCAAAAGGGAAAGCGATGGAGGACCGTGGGTATGGACGAACGGCACAGTCTTTGATGACAT GTTCACCATTGTTGGTGTGTCGGATTGTGTCCTGGTGAACAGCGGCCGCATCTCCAGCGCTTCGTGTTACTCGGATAaacactggatctgtaataaacCCGACGCCTTCTCTCTGCAGCCTCATTTTTAA